One segment of Streptomyces sp. NBC_01463 DNA contains the following:
- a CDS encoding gluconokinase: MSTPHVVVVMGVAGTGKTTIGPLLAAALGVPYAEGDDFHPAANIAKMSAGTPLEDADRWPWLDAIGQWAHGRAGLGGVVSSSALKRAYRDRLRSEAPGAVFLHLSGDRSLIEERMAGRKGHFMPTALLDSQFATLQPLQDDEAGVAVDVSGTPEEITQRAVAALRRLDN; the protein is encoded by the coding sequence ATGAGCACCCCCCACGTCGTCGTGGTGATGGGCGTCGCAGGGACCGGCAAGACCACGATCGGCCCCCTGCTCGCCGCCGCACTGGGCGTTCCGTACGCCGAGGGCGACGACTTCCATCCCGCGGCGAACATCGCCAAGATGTCGGCCGGAACCCCGCTGGAGGATGCCGACCGGTGGCCCTGGCTCGACGCGATCGGGCAGTGGGCGCACGGCCGGGCGGGGCTCGGCGGCGTGGTCAGCAGCTCGGCCCTGAAGCGGGCCTACCGCGACCGGCTCCGGAGCGAGGCCCCCGGTGCCGTCTTCCTGCATCTGAGCGGCGACCGGTCGCTCATCGAGGAGCGGATGGCGGGCCGCAAGGGCCACTTCATGCCGACCGCGCTCCTCGACTCTCAGTTCGCCACCCTGCAGCCGCTCCAGGACGACGAGGCCGGCGTGGCCGTGGACGTGTCCGGCACCCCCGAGGAAATCACCCAGCGAGCCGTCGCCGCGTTGCGCCGGCTCGATAACTAA
- a CDS encoding FadR family transcriptional regulator: MTTRGQGLHTHVLDTLGLEIAAGEHPPGQVLRTDELAQRFDVSRTVVREVIRVLESMHLVESRRRVGVTVRPTEAWNVYDPQVIRWRLAGADRPRQLRSLTVLRSAIEPVAASLAARHATPAQCAALTERALGMVATSRGQQLEGYLEHDIAFHRIVLDASGNEMFARLGDVVAEVLAGRTHHQVMFEDPDPAAVTLHVRLAEAVREGDAAGAERLTKEIAVGALHELDVLAP; the protein is encoded by the coding sequence ATGACCACACGGGGCCAGGGGCTGCATACACATGTGCTGGACACCCTGGGCCTGGAGATCGCCGCGGGTGAGCATCCGCCCGGCCAGGTGCTGCGTACGGACGAGCTCGCCCAGCGCTTCGACGTCTCGCGCACCGTCGTGCGGGAGGTGATCCGGGTCCTGGAGTCCATGCACCTGGTCGAGTCCCGGCGCCGGGTCGGGGTGACCGTGCGGCCGACCGAGGCGTGGAACGTCTACGATCCGCAGGTCATCCGGTGGCGGCTGGCCGGCGCCGACCGCCCGCGCCAGCTGCGCTCGCTGACCGTCCTGCGCTCGGCGATCGAACCCGTCGCCGCCTCGCTCGCCGCCCGCCACGCCACGCCGGCCCAGTGCGCCGCGCTCACCGAACGGGCCCTCGGCATGGTCGCCACCTCGCGCGGCCAGCAGCTGGAGGGGTATCTGGAACACGACATCGCGTTCCACCGGATCGTCCTCGACGCCTCCGGCAACGAGATGTTCGCCCGCCTCGGCGACGTGGTCGCCGAGGTCCTGGCGGGCCGCACCCACCACCAGGTGATGTTCGAGGACCCCGACCCGGCGGCCGTCACCCTCCACGTCCGGCTCGCCGAGGCGGTCCGCGAGGGCGACGCGGCCGGCGCCGAGCGCCTGACCAAGGAGATCGCGGTCGGCGCCCTGCACGAACTGGACGTGCTCGCGCCCTGA
- a CDS encoding TetR/AcrR family transcriptional regulator encodes MNASERVVPEGARRRRRPTKQGTVLSEELIVETALRLIGEHGAAALTVRRLGAALGCDPSALYRYFRDTDELLLAVADELIGRTLRTWRQTGDWRADLRALGLRMHADYLAHPQAALLTCARVTGRTHEIRSVEAILGVLRGAGFPDAEAVRIYHVFVDQTLSFAALDASTLALPERARALEVQAWPDVYARQPADTHPHIAATAPVLVAEMSRSGYPAALEMMLAAAAARLQHVKP; translated from the coding sequence ATGAACGCGAGCGAGCGGGTGGTGCCGGAGGGCGCGCGGCGCCGCAGGCGTCCCACCAAGCAGGGCACGGTGCTGTCCGAGGAGCTGATCGTGGAGACGGCCCTGCGGCTGATCGGCGAGCACGGGGCGGCGGCGCTCACCGTGCGCCGGCTCGGCGCCGCGCTGGGCTGCGATCCGAGCGCGCTCTACCGGTACTTCCGGGACACGGACGAGCTGCTGCTGGCGGTGGCCGACGAGTTGATCGGGCGTACGCTGCGCACCTGGCGGCAGACGGGCGACTGGCGGGCGGATCTGCGGGCGCTCGGGCTGCGGATGCACGCGGACTATCTGGCCCATCCGCAGGCGGCGTTGCTGACGTGTGCGCGGGTGACCGGGCGGACGCACGAGATCCGTTCGGTGGAGGCGATCCTCGGGGTGCTGCGGGGCGCCGGGTTCCCGGACGCCGAGGCGGTGCGGATCTACCACGTCTTCGTCGACCAGACGCTGTCGTTCGCGGCGCTGGACGCGTCGACGCTGGCGCTCCCGGAGCGGGCGAGGGCGCTGGAGGTGCAGGCCTGGCCGGATGTCTACGCCCGGCAGCCGGCGGACACCCACCCGCATATCGCGGCGACCGCCCCGGTGCTGGTCGCGGAGATGAGCCGCAGCGGATATCCGGCGGCGCTGGAGATGATGCTCGCGGCGGCCGCGGCGCGCTTGCAGCACGTGAAGCCGTAG
- a CDS encoding APC family permease, producing the protein MTSSRTPYRDEPPAADPAPAALRKSLGVVDGFAIAASSTAATTSIGIGLGVTAGAVGLHLPIIMLLAFLPILGIASAYSRLNRVEPNMGSGYVWAGRSLNPWLGFLVGWIGIVSTVVFLAYTTTVTGSALLQLAVEGGLHRVAGLRLDPDSTAQATALGIVVLVAVTFTAITGLRSAATFQKYLLVFEYVVLLGFCGYGLFAGPHPFSLDWINPFTIPSGQQLAQGLLLSVFCFWGFESTFSVTEEIRDPQDASKAGFLTLFTMLGLFLLGAFAFQRVLSLDELTGHGAQGLTYFGDRLADQPLAALPLIALTFSAIASLQSGVIPTVRGMFAMSRDRTLGPLWAKVSPRYGTPAAGTVVIGCVAAAIAVLSLVIPKVGDLILASVNAIGVVVSLYYALTALAAAMRFRGALREGWTQALRAVVLPVASAAVLLGLGGYLCWTFYTSADHFEVSPDNGWFMLFCPAVMLLTGVVAAAWAKWARKSPYFVTGRSVAPDAPAEPVPAPDPA; encoded by the coding sequence GTGACGTCCTCTCGTACGCCCTACCGCGACGAACCACCCGCGGCGGACCCGGCACCCGCGGCCCTGCGCAAGAGCCTCGGCGTGGTCGACGGCTTCGCCATCGCCGCCTCGTCGACCGCGGCCACCACCAGCATCGGCATCGGACTCGGCGTCACCGCCGGCGCCGTCGGACTGCACCTGCCGATCATCATGCTGCTCGCCTTCCTGCCGATCCTGGGCATCGCGAGCGCCTACTCCCGGCTCAACCGGGTCGAGCCCAACATGGGCAGCGGCTACGTCTGGGCCGGCCGCTCCCTCAACCCCTGGCTCGGCTTCCTCGTCGGCTGGATCGGCATCGTCTCCACCGTGGTGTTCCTCGCCTACACCACCACCGTCACCGGCTCCGCGCTGCTCCAGCTCGCGGTCGAGGGCGGGCTGCACCGGGTGGCCGGGCTCCGGCTCGACCCGGACTCCACCGCCCAGGCGACCGCGCTCGGCATCGTCGTCCTGGTCGCCGTCACCTTCACCGCGATCACCGGCCTCCGCTCGGCCGCCACCTTCCAGAAGTACCTGCTCGTCTTCGAGTACGTCGTCCTGCTCGGCTTCTGCGGCTACGGGCTGTTCGCCGGGCCGCACCCGTTCAGCCTGGACTGGATCAACCCCTTCACCATCCCCTCCGGACAGCAGCTCGCCCAGGGGCTCCTGCTCTCCGTCTTCTGCTTCTGGGGCTTCGAGTCCACGTTCAGCGTCACCGAGGAGATCCGTGACCCGCAGGACGCCTCCAAGGCCGGGTTCCTCACGCTGTTCACGATGCTGGGCCTGTTCCTGCTCGGCGCCTTCGCCTTCCAGCGCGTCCTGTCGCTCGACGAGCTGACCGGTCACGGCGCCCAGGGGCTCACCTACTTCGGCGACCGGCTGGCCGACCAGCCGCTCGCCGCGCTGCCGCTGATCGCGCTCACCTTCTCGGCCATCGCCTCGCTGCAGTCCGGGGTGATCCCCACCGTGCGCGGGATGTTCGCGATGAGCCGGGACCGCACGCTCGGGCCGCTGTGGGCCAAGGTCAGCCCGCGGTACGGAACGCCCGCCGCCGGAACCGTCGTGATCGGCTGCGTCGCCGCCGCCATCGCCGTGCTCTCGCTCGTCATCCCGAAGGTCGGCGACCTGATCCTGGCCTCCGTCAACGCGATCGGCGTCGTCGTCTCGCTCTACTACGCCCTCACCGCGCTGGCCGCGGCCATGCGCTTCCGCGGCGCCCTGCGCGAGGGCTGGACCCAGGCGTTGCGCGCGGTGGTGCTCCCCGTGGCCAGCGCCGCCGTCCTGCTCGGCCTCGGCGGCTACCTCTGCTGGACGTTCTACACCTCCGCCGACCACTTCGAGGTCAGCCCCGACAACGGGTGGTTCATGCTCTTCTGCCCGGCCGTCATGCTGCTGACCGGCGTCGTCGCGGCCGCCTGGGCCAAGTGGGCGAGGAAATCCCCCTACTTCGTCACCGGCCGGTCCGTCGCCCCGGACGCGCCCGCGGAACCCGTCCCCGCCCCCGACCCCGCCTGA
- a CDS encoding amidohydrolase translates to MTRTPADLVLTGGPVHTTDAARTRATTVAVTGDRITAVGHDEVRELIGPRTEVVDLAGRLLLPGFQDAHVHPVTAGQELAQCDLTGAGDATATIAAVRAYADANPQREWITGGGWSMDAFEGGAPTRQQLDTAVPDRPACLLNRDHHGAWANSRALALAGITARTPDPADGRIERDERGEPTGLLQEGAMDLVARHAPRSTAADRLAGLLRAQRHLHALGITAWQDAIVGTYGSMDDVADAYLTADRDGTLTARVTGALWWDREHGIEQIPGLVARREALTGRNFRAGTVKIMQDGVAETGTAALLAPYLDACGCATANTGTSFVDPVELRRYVTELDALGFQAHFHALGDRAVREALDAVEAARTANGHTDTRPHLAHLQIVHPDDIPRFRALGATANIQPLWAAHEPQMDELTIPFLGGERAALQYPFAALLRSGATVAAGSDWPVSSADPLHGIHTAVNRVAPGAAGPVFLPEQRISLTEALAAYTAGSAYVNHLDDTGSIRAGALADLVILDRDPYAAPPEEIAEARVLATYVGGRRVFGD, encoded by the coding sequence ATGACCCGCACCCCCGCCGATCTCGTCCTCACCGGCGGCCCGGTCCACACCACGGACGCCGCCCGCACCCGCGCCACCACCGTCGCCGTCACCGGCGACCGCATCACCGCCGTCGGCCACGACGAGGTACGCGAACTCATCGGCCCGCGCACCGAGGTGGTCGATCTCGCCGGACGCCTCCTGCTCCCCGGCTTCCAGGACGCCCATGTCCACCCGGTCACCGCCGGGCAGGAACTCGCGCAGTGCGACCTCACGGGCGCCGGCGACGCCACCGCCACCATCGCCGCCGTACGGGCCTACGCCGACGCGAACCCGCAACGCGAGTGGATCACCGGCGGCGGCTGGTCCATGGACGCGTTCGAGGGCGGCGCCCCCACCCGGCAGCAGCTCGACACCGCCGTACCGGACCGCCCCGCCTGTCTGCTCAACCGCGACCACCACGGCGCCTGGGCCAACAGCCGGGCCCTCGCGCTCGCCGGGATCACCGCACGGACCCCCGACCCGGCCGACGGCCGCATCGAACGCGACGAACGCGGCGAACCCACCGGCCTCCTCCAGGAGGGCGCCATGGACCTGGTCGCCCGCCACGCCCCGCGCTCCACCGCTGCCGACCGGCTCGCCGGCCTGCTCCGCGCCCAGCGCCACCTCCACGCGCTCGGCATCACCGCCTGGCAGGACGCCATCGTCGGCACGTACGGCTCGATGGACGACGTGGCCGACGCGTACCTCACGGCGGACCGCGACGGCACGCTCACCGCCCGCGTCACCGGAGCCCTGTGGTGGGACCGCGAACACGGCATCGAGCAGATCCCCGGACTCGTCGCCCGGCGCGAGGCGCTGACCGGCCGGAACTTCCGCGCCGGCACGGTGAAGATCATGCAGGACGGGGTCGCCGAGACCGGCACCGCGGCGCTTCTCGCCCCGTACCTCGACGCCTGCGGCTGCGCCACCGCCAACACCGGCACCAGCTTCGTCGACCCCGTGGAGCTGCGCCGGTACGTCACCGAACTGGACGCCCTCGGCTTCCAGGCCCACTTCCACGCCCTGGGCGACCGGGCGGTGCGCGAGGCCCTGGACGCCGTCGAGGCCGCCCGCACCGCCAACGGACACACCGACACCCGGCCCCACCTCGCCCACCTCCAGATCGTCCACCCCGACGACATCCCCCGCTTCCGCGCCCTCGGCGCCACCGCCAACATCCAGCCGCTCTGGGCCGCCCACGAACCCCAGATGGACGAGCTGACCATCCCCTTCCTCGGCGGCGAACGAGCCGCCCTCCAGTACCCGTTCGCCGCACTGCTGCGCTCCGGCGCCACCGTGGCGGCCGGCTCCGACTGGCCCGTCAGCAGCGCCGATCCGCTGCACGGCATCCACACCGCGGTCAACCGCGTCGCACCCGGCGCCGCCGGCCCGGTCTTCCTCCCGGAGCAGCGCATCTCCCTGACCGAGGCGCTCGCCGCGTACACGGCCGGCTCGGCGTACGTGAACCACCTGGACGACACCGGCAGCATCCGCGCCGGCGCCCTCGCCGACCTGGTGATCCTGGACCGCGACCCGTACGCCGCACCGCCCGAGGAGATCGCCGAAGCCCGGGTCCTGGCGACGTACGTGGGCGGCCGCCGGGTGTTCGGGGACTGA